In Pseudobacter ginsenosidimutans, the following are encoded in one genomic region:
- a CDS encoding ABC transporter ATP-binding protein, translated as MSTILKIENLSHKYTSSWAVRDINIELDQHGVVGLLGSNGAGKSTIMNIVCGVLKPTEGKVWIDGIDIRQQPELAKAKLGFLPQTLPLYLDFTVEEYLTYAADLRFIPKQKVKAAVHEAMEKCGIGHFSSRLIKNLSGGYRQRAGIAQAIIHKPELIILDEPTNGLDPNQIIEARKLIREIAAEHTVLLSSHVLSEINILCRDIIMIEGGRIVFSDTMDAFNNYVQPQTLLVRLENMPAEESLMAIPGVTKVQFLADKQVRVYFEDGADIAELVVAKSIQQNWRLKEINYEKSLLDDVFKQLSTQSIPTN; from the coding sequence ATGAGCACAATCCTGAAAATAGAAAACCTGTCGCACAAATACACCAGCTCCTGGGCTGTGCGTGATATCAATATCGAACTGGACCAGCACGGAGTGGTTGGACTGCTTGGCTCCAACGGAGCAGGCAAGTCCACCATCATGAATATTGTTTGCGGCGTGCTGAAACCCACAGAGGGAAAGGTTTGGATCGATGGCATCGATATCAGGCAGCAACCGGAGCTGGCCAAAGCGAAGCTGGGCTTTCTGCCACAGACCCTGCCGCTGTACCTCGATTTCACCGTTGAGGAATATCTCACTTATGCAGCAGACCTTCGTTTCATTCCCAAACAAAAAGTGAAGGCTGCAGTTCATGAAGCCATGGAAAAATGTGGCATCGGGCATTTCAGTTCCAGGCTGATCAAAAACCTTTCCGGCGGTTACCGCCAGCGTGCAGGCATTGCACAGGCCATCATCCACAAACCAGAGCTCATCATCCTGGATGAGCCTACCAACGGGCTCGATCCCAACCAGATCATCGAAGCCAGAAAACTTATCCGGGAGATAGCAGCAGAACATACCGTATTACTCAGCTCGCACGTGCTTTCTGAGATCAATATACTTTGCCGCGATATCATCATGATCGAAGGAGGTCGTATCGTTTTTTCAGATACAATGGATGCTTTCAATAATTATGTACAACCTCAGACACTGCTGGTGCGCCTGGAGAATATGCCCGCGGAAGAATCATTGATGGCCATTCCCGGCGTTACCAAAGTGCAATTTCTCGCAGACAAACAGGTGAGGGTCTATTTTGAGGACGGCGCCGATATTGCTGAGCTTGTTGTTGCAAAAAGCATTCAGCAGAACTGGCGGTTGAAGGAGATCAATTATGAGAAGTCGCTGCTCGACGATGTGTTCAAACAATTATCCACTCAATCCATCCCCACCAACTGA
- a CDS encoding Gldg family protein, with amino-acid sequence MRIIAKIARAELRSLFYSPIAWVVGIAFFLLTGLRFVIMMYMYSIWQEGMQEVSSTWDGWGHSLTNMMFDGLYETVTNYLYLFIPLLTMGVINKEFNAGTIKLLYSSPVKPRDIVFGKYLGLMGFICILFLLLILLMSAGAFSIGNMDFHVLPGALLGYFLLAATYVSIGLFISSLTNYQIVAGVFTFVVFFLLQIMGTVWQQYDLVRDLTWFLSINGRVRSLASGLITSRDLIYFLVIIAMFIGFSLIRLRSFHEMVGWRTNLSRYLSIIAVSLLIGYFSSRPGYILYADVSRNEQNTIMPVTQDVVAELGNDTLKVTLYTNLFDPAMHHGLPQARNKYIWDFWEKYIRFHPNIQLNYVYYYDLMDRDTAAFHARYPNKSIHEIAEENATASRLSVDRFKMPQEIRKIIDLSEEEKILVMQLAYKGKKAWLRVFPSRPEPWPLEMHVSAAIRRLTGTSMPEMLFTTGHFERSPFKAGEKEFRISTTYKAGEESLINEGIDTDTIDLAQQDIPDSTAVLVIADPKSAYTETEKEKILSWIAKGGNTIFYGEPGKQQMLNPILQTIGVKLENGTIVKPTKDEMPHIFEPVITSPGNRMADEPFLFRYRNDKRMTLRHKFAGSTAVTVQEKDGFKAEPVFMQYGDDSTWIENGVLVVDSAAPVYAPAEGDLRMTQYATAVKLSRKVNNKEQRIVVTGDADFMSDFRGKGGPFANAAYSWLVYNEFPKYTNRPLPIDTKFLIGEDTGRILYIVYLIVLPVVFIIMGIIILVRRNRK; translated from the coding sequence ATGAGAATCATTGCAAAAATAGCCAGGGCCGAACTGCGCAGCCTGTTCTATTCTCCCATTGCATGGGTGGTTGGTATCGCTTTTTTCCTGCTCACCGGTTTGCGGTTCGTGATCATGATGTACATGTATTCTATCTGGCAGGAAGGTATGCAGGAAGTATCTTCCACATGGGACGGGTGGGGCCACTCGCTGACCAATATGATGTTCGATGGACTTTACGAAACAGTTACCAATTATCTATACCTGTTCATCCCTTTACTCACCATGGGAGTGATCAATAAGGAGTTCAATGCTGGTACCATCAAACTCCTTTATTCCTCCCCTGTAAAGCCCCGGGATATTGTGTTTGGCAAGTATCTCGGACTGATGGGATTCATCTGTATATTATTCCTGTTATTGATATTGCTGATGAGCGCCGGTGCATTCTCCATCGGGAACATGGATTTCCATGTGTTGCCCGGTGCGTTGTTGGGATATTTCTTACTGGCAGCCACTTATGTTTCTATCGGTTTGTTCATTTCCAGTCTTACAAATTATCAGATCGTGGCGGGCGTGTTCACTTTTGTTGTTTTCTTCCTGCTGCAGATCATGGGAACAGTATGGCAGCAATATGATCTCGTGCGCGATCTCACCTGGTTCTTATCTATCAACGGCAGGGTGAGGAGTCTGGCCAGTGGCCTGATCACGAGCCGGGATCTCATCTATTTCCTTGTGATCATTGCCATGTTCATTGGTTTTAGTTTGATCAGGCTGCGCAGCTTTCATGAAATGGTGGGCTGGCGGACAAACCTTTCCCGTTACCTCTCCATCATCGCTGTGTCTTTGCTGATAGGTTATTTCAGTTCGAGGCCTGGCTATATTCTCTATGCCGATGTAAGCAGGAATGAGCAGAACACCATCATGCCCGTTACCCAGGATGTAGTGGCAGAGCTGGGGAACGATACGCTGAAAGTGACCTTGTACACCAATCTTTTTGATCCTGCCATGCACCACGGATTGCCGCAGGCCAGGAATAAATACATCTGGGATTTTTGGGAGAAGTATATACGCTTCCATCCCAATATCCAACTGAACTATGTTTACTATTATGACCTGATGGACAGGGATACGGCGGCTTTCCATGCCCGTTATCCCAATAAATCGATCCATGAGATAGCAGAGGAGAATGCTACTGCCAGCAGGCTTTCTGTTGACCGGTTCAAAATGCCGCAAGAGATCAGGAAGATCATCGATCTGAGTGAGGAAGAAAAAATACTGGTGATGCAGCTGGCATACAAGGGCAAGAAAGCCTGGTTACGCGTATTCCCTTCCAGGCCCGAGCCATGGCCACTGGAGATGCATGTGTCTGCAGCCATCAGGCGTTTGACAGGTACTTCAATGCCTGAGATGCTGTTCACAACCGGGCATTTTGAGAGGAGTCCTTTTAAAGCGGGCGAAAAGGAATTCAGGATATCAACCACCTATAAAGCAGGGGAGGAATCCCTCATCAATGAAGGGATCGATACGGATACGATTGACCTTGCGCAGCAGGACATTCCTGACTCCACAGCAGTGCTGGTAATTGCCGATCCTAAATCCGCTTATACTGAAACGGAAAAAGAGAAAATACTGAGCTGGATCGCTAAAGGCGGCAATACCATTTTCTATGGCGAGCCAGGCAAGCAGCAGATGTTGAACCCGATCCTGCAAACCATTGGTGTAAAACTGGAAAACGGCACCATCGTAAAACCCACGAAAGATGAAATGCCGCATATCTTTGAGCCGGTGATCACCAGCCCGGGCAACCGGATGGCGGATGAGCCTTTCCTGTTCAGGTACAGGAATGATAAGAGAATGACCCTGCGTCATAAATTTGCCGGAAGCACAGCTGTAACCGTGCAGGAAAAAGACGGATTCAAAGCAGAGCCGGTATTCATGCAGTATGGCGATGATTCCACCTGGATAGAGAACGGCGTTCTGGTAGTGGATTCTGCTGCGCCCGTGTATGCTCCGGCAGAAGGGGATCTGCGTATGACACAATATGCAACAGCGGTTAAGCTATCCCGTAAGGTCAACAATAAGGAGCAACGGATCGTTGTTACCGGTGATGCGGATTTTATGAGTGATTTCCGGGGAAAAGGCGGACCATTTGCGAATGCAGCTTACAGTTGGCTTGTGTACAATGAATTCCCCAAATATACCAACAGGCCGCTGCCCATCGACACAAAATTCCTTATCGGGGAAGATACCGGCAGGATTTTGTATATTGTCTACCTTATTGTGCTGCCTGTTGTCTTCATCATCATGGGGATCATCATACTGGTACGCAGGAACAGGAAATAA
- a CDS encoding MutS-related protein: MMYLQTDDQTIEDLRLFAKRDQTGIYDIYNNTFTRGGESLLQQLFKAPLAEREAITRRAAIIAAFAGMQTQFPFKGSTLDSVEKYMTHGGAAGNDASQKISLSEKEVGNGVAAVLDLMHVMKGFLLKGDVSKIPHLDDERSALLTVLDSAELAPVFNERPGNKLSYAAVTAFDVLIRVRERDKIMAALQFVYQMDVFISVAGIANQRKFVFPVPNSKGDSLLKLEGVYHPELKEAVANDFGMNSQSNVVFLTGANMAGKSTFLRAISTAMYIAHMGFPVAAKKMEFPVMDGIYTTINLPDNLGIGASHFYAEVLRVKKVATELSTGKSLFIIFDELFRGTNVKDANEGTIAVTLGFAGRTNSLFIISSHIVEAGEVLKQKENIAFHFLPTRMNGHVPEYTYRLEEGVSEDRHGMIIIRNEGILDTLKNGKKD, from the coding sequence ATGATGTATTTACAAACAGATGATCAAACGATAGAGGATTTAAGGTTGTTTGCCAAACGCGATCAAACCGGTATCTACGATATCTACAACAATACTTTCACGCGCGGCGGGGAAAGTCTCTTGCAACAATTGTTCAAAGCTCCTCTTGCTGAACGGGAGGCCATCACCAGGAGGGCCGCAATCATTGCTGCTTTCGCCGGTATGCAGACCCAATTCCCGTTTAAGGGTTCTACGCTGGACAGTGTGGAAAAATATATGACCCATGGTGGCGCTGCCGGTAATGATGCTTCACAGAAAATATCCCTCAGCGAAAAAGAGGTAGGTAATGGCGTTGCTGCCGTGCTGGACCTGATGCATGTGATGAAGGGTTTTCTCCTGAAAGGAGATGTGAGTAAGATACCACACCTGGATGATGAAAGGTCTGCGTTACTAACGGTGCTGGACAGTGCTGAGCTGGCGCCCGTGTTCAATGAAAGACCAGGCAATAAACTGTCTTATGCTGCAGTGACCGCATTCGATGTGCTGATCCGGGTCAGGGAGCGCGATAAGATAATGGCGGCCCTGCAGTTCGTGTATCAGATGGATGTGTTCATCTCCGTGGCCGGTATCGCTAATCAACGGAAATTCGTATTCCCTGTTCCCAACTCAAAAGGAGATAGCCTGTTGAAACTGGAAGGCGTTTATCATCCCGAGTTGAAAGAAGCGGTGGCCAATGATTTCGGGATGAACAGCCAGAGCAATGTAGTGTTCCTCACCGGCGCCAATATGGCCGGCAAGAGTACTTTCCTCCGGGCTATCAGCACCGCGATGTACATAGCGCATATGGGATTTCCCGTGGCTGCGAAAAAAATGGAATTCCCGGTGATGGATGGAATTTACACCACCATCAACCTGCCGGATAATCTTGGTATCGGCGCCAGTCACTTTTACGCGGAAGTGCTGCGTGTGAAAAAAGTGGCAACGGAATTGAGCACAGGCAAATCCCTGTTCATCATTTTCGATGAACTGTTCCGAGGCACCAACGTGAAAGACGCCAATGAAGGCACTATTGCCGTTACACTTGGATTTGCCGGAAGGACCAATAGTCTCTTTATCATCTCCTCCCATATTGTGGAAGCCGGGGAAGTGCTGAAACAAAAAGAGAATATCGCTTTCCATTTTTTGCCTACACGTATGAACGGCCATGTGCCGGAATATACTTACAGGCTGGAAGAAGGTGTTTCTGAAGACAGGCATGGTATGATCATTATCCGGAATGAAGGGATACTCGATACTTTGAAAAATGGGAAAAAGGATTAA
- a CDS encoding MutS-related protein: protein MSFSIDRQSLDELNLLGKFRQGSVYHLFNQVKTRGGEKLLDELFRQPLTDAAAINHRSSVFGFFQSVAINFPFEAEQVTLMQEYMDGASGRSLPAVYGSLFVLKSLSSLTRDERYKKMIQGLQATISVLKKCFALTEMLHAPGSPYQPRVEQVKKILSDEKLMQVIETDIYRDISFGSIAGFDHLLRTKLHTAVSDLLLFIAEVDVNIAVSNVARSKHFKYAQAMPKEANLLEAENLRHPAVPGAIGNQISMNKKENVIFLTGANMAGKSTWMKSIGIGMYMAHIGFPVAADSMTFSVRDGIFSSINVADNIGLGYSHFYAEVVRVKAAADATATGKHLLLIFDELFKGTNVKDAYDGTLAVTEGFSEYGNCLFILSTHIIEVGEALQSHNNIRFKFMPTVMDGNVPRYTYKLENGITQDRQGMMIIRNERILEILQG, encoded by the coding sequence ATGAGTTTTAGTATAGACAGGCAATCGCTGGATGAACTGAACCTGCTGGGGAAATTCCGCCAGGGATCCGTGTATCATCTGTTCAACCAGGTGAAAACCAGGGGTGGTGAAAAATTACTGGATGAACTCTTCCGTCAGCCGCTCACCGATGCAGCTGCCATCAATCACCGGTCGTCTGTATTCGGCTTCTTTCAGTCCGTTGCCATCAATTTCCCCTTCGAAGCGGAACAGGTGACCCTGATGCAGGAATATATGGATGGTGCTTCGGGGAGAAGCCTTCCTGCGGTGTATGGGAGCCTGTTCGTGCTGAAGAGTCTTTCTTCGCTCACCCGCGATGAACGCTATAAGAAAATGATCCAGGGCCTGCAGGCAACGATCTCTGTTCTGAAGAAATGTTTTGCATTGACTGAAATGCTGCATGCACCCGGAAGCCCTTACCAGCCGAGGGTTGAGCAGGTAAAGAAAATACTGTCAGATGAAAAACTGATGCAGGTGATCGAAACAGATATTTATCGCGATATCTCTTTCGGTTCCATTGCAGGCTTCGATCACCTGTTGAGAACGAAGCTGCACACTGCTGTATCGGACCTGTTGCTGTTCATTGCTGAAGTTGATGTGAACATTGCCGTTAGTAATGTGGCAAGGTCAAAGCACTTCAAATATGCGCAGGCCATGCCGAAGGAAGCAAATCTGCTGGAAGCAGAGAACCTGCGTCACCCGGCGGTGCCCGGCGCGATCGGTAACCAGATCAGCATGAACAAAAAGGAGAATGTGATCTTTCTCACCGGCGCCAATATGGCCGGCAAGAGTACCTGGATGAAATCCATCGGTATCGGGATGTATATGGCGCATATCGGATTCCCTGTGGCAGCGGATTCCATGACCTTTTCCGTAAGGGATGGGATTTTCTCTTCCATCAATGTGGCGGATAATATTGGATTAGGTTATAGCCATTTCTATGCGGAAGTGGTGCGTGTGAAAGCAGCGGCTGATGCTACGGCTACCGGCAAACACCTGTTACTGATCTTCGATGAGCTGTTCAAGGGAACGAATGTTAAGGATGCCTACGACGGCACACTGGCCGTTACAGAAGGATTTTCTGAATATGGTAATTGTCTTTTCATCCTCAGCACGCATATCATCGAAGTAGGAGAGGCATTGCAATCACATAACAATATCCGCTTCAAATTCATGCCCACCGTGATGGATGGGAATGTTCCGCGCTATACTTATAAATTGGAGAATGGCATCACGCAGGACAGGCAGGGCATGATGATCATCCGCAATGAAAGGATCCTGGAAATATTGCAGGGGTAA
- a CDS encoding zinc metalloprotease, which produces MKQSMKQQLTFLLLIISPLIAVTQDLTDEMKEWSGNALFQRHSVSSSKTGKSDVLYRIEISFKNGIGTATATYSIENQDNSYGSSYSESGSVTATAQTEFSVTITDDKKYYSVYLFVPSCSGKLKVTRDGETTYRDFGMDEALFQLESKEMGDNPDLLIGNETDRNKSGSGYTEEIYQWAFVRNPVPVDLIIESPGYENWLPEPGMDENTKGNHIDVGLKLVNPEGKPLNVKAKYFEAKLMKTSQEPGVTINYPLDATAPGKHDMRLLNEDHQPASGDGQTLTVNTSDGETGSFAIGSYDGGGYTILEVTAFLQDGSQVTGHYLKKDGPTSIPYPKRDAGRLIAKSWLEKNENPKENDDKEVTAGNNRNGDGLTAYEEYRGMISEGKFVRLDPVKKEVAIRVKQEDLEKFRGGFKLFASATKVIPLICLTTEMAENRIFNKNKTTGKAGDQYGLFIEEKDMGADLGKVLPATPFKTTKQTTNVYINIKEIRRIYEGTLSRNELTSLPYTLQEDIDNTVAHELGHGIGIPHHGSSGKGVIYTKAENPSLDIRFILENGEPSPKIPELDQNLLGGPHNDASGDLNCIMAYTGKYQWAFTKENGSIIYRQLPFMPVGKTLCTSAAGTRVNANKQYFEDAEDGYGNCVSRIKVKCY; this is translated from the coding sequence ATGAAACAATCGATGAAGCAGCAGTTGACCTTCTTATTACTGATCATTAGTCCTCTGATTGCAGTTACACAGGACCTGACCGATGAAATGAAGGAATGGAGTGGCAACGCTCTCTTCCAGCGGCACTCCGTCAGCAGCAGCAAAACCGGTAAAAGTGATGTGTTGTACAGGATCGAGATCAGTTTCAAAAACGGGATCGGTACGGCCACTGCTACCTACTCAATAGAAAACCAAGATAATTCCTATGGCTCCAGCTACTCGGAATCCGGATCGGTAACGGCTACCGCTCAAACAGAATTCAGTGTTACCATCACCGACGATAAGAAATATTATTCCGTTTATCTTTTCGTTCCTTCCTGTTCCGGAAAATTGAAGGTTACCCGGGATGGAGAAACCACTTACAGGGATTTCGGAATGGACGAAGCGCTATTTCAGCTGGAAAGCAAGGAAATGGGTGATAATCCTGATCTCCTTATTGGTAATGAAACAGACAGGAACAAATCAGGATCCGGGTACACAGAAGAGATCTACCAGTGGGCATTTGTAAGGAATCCCGTACCTGTAGACCTTATTATTGAAAGTCCGGGGTATGAGAACTGGCTGCCTGAACCAGGAATGGATGAAAACACGAAAGGCAATCATATCGATGTTGGATTGAAACTGGTGAATCCTGAAGGGAAGCCCCTGAACGTAAAAGCAAAATATTTCGAGGCAAAACTGATGAAAACCTCTCAGGAACCGGGTGTTACCATTAATTATCCCCTGGATGCTACAGCACCGGGAAAACATGATATGCGATTGCTGAATGAAGATCATCAACCTGCTTCCGGCGATGGCCAAACGCTAACGGTAAATACCAGCGATGGAGAAACCGGCTCGTTTGCAATAGGGTCCTATGACGGTGGCGGATATACGATATTGGAAGTTACCGCCTTTCTGCAGGATGGCTCACAGGTAACGGGCCATTATCTTAAAAAAGACGGCCCTACATCCATCCCTTATCCAAAGCGGGATGCAGGACGATTGATCGCAAAATCCTGGTTGGAAAAAAATGAAAATCCAAAGGAAAATGACGATAAGGAAGTAACAGCTGGTAATAACCGGAACGGCGATGGACTGACTGCTTATGAAGAATATCGTGGTATGATCTCTGAAGGCAAATTTGTTCGCCTCGACCCGGTAAAAAAAGAAGTGGCCATCAGGGTAAAACAGGAAGACCTTGAAAAATTCCGCGGCGGCTTCAAGCTCTTTGCCTCAGCTACCAAAGTGATCCCTCTGATCTGCCTGACCACAGAAATGGCTGAAAACAGGATCTTCAATAAAAACAAAACCACCGGTAAGGCCGGAGATCAATACGGACTTTTTATTGAAGAGAAAGATATGGGTGCCGATCTTGGGAAGGTTTTGCCTGCCACTCCATTCAAAACAACAAAACAAACCACCAACGTATATATCAACATCAAAGAGATCAGAAGGATTTATGAAGGCACATTAAGCCGGAATGAACTGACCAGTCTTCCATACACTTTGCAGGAAGACATCGATAACACGGTGGCGCATGAGTTAGGCCATGGCATTGGAATTCCGCATCATGGAAGTTCGGGTAAGGGAGTGATCTACACCAAGGCAGAAAATCCTTCACTTGATATCCGCTTTATATTAGAGAATGGAGAGCCAAGTCCGAAGATTCCCGAACTTGATCAGAACCTGCTCGGAGGCCCTCACAACGATGCAAGCGGTGATCTGAATTGCATCATGGCCTATACCGGCAAATACCAATGGGCATTTACAAAAGAAAACGGCAGCATTATTTACCGGCAGCTTCCTTTCATGCCTGTCGGAAAAACACTCTGTACTTCTGCCGCAGGCACCAGGGTCAATGCAAACAAACAATACTTTGAAGACGCGGAAGATGGTTATGGCAATTGCGTATCCCGTATAAAAGTGAAATGTTACTGA